The Prunus persica cultivar Lovell chromosome G7, Prunus_persica_NCBIv2, whole genome shotgun sequence genome has a segment encoding these proteins:
- the LOC18771509 gene encoding patatin-like protein 1 isoform X1 — protein MSLREEINPSSYGDKITVLSIDGGGIRGIIPATILTFLESKLQELDGEEARIADYFDVIAGTSTGGLITAMLTAPDQNKRPLYEAKDIVPFYLNHCPKIFPQSSGPLMRMRALRGPKYDGKYLRKLVRKILGTRRLHETVTRIVVPTFDIKLLQPHVFSTFEAEMEFSEDALLSDICIGTSSAPTYLPAHHFKTKDSEGNEREFHLVDGGVAANNPALLAMKPTGKVFPGSPDDLASPQSLQYEKYLMLSLGTGTSKMEKKYNAKMAAKWGILGWLYKDGHCPLVDAFTFASGDMVDLHMSLIFRSVKCEHNYLRIQDDTLSGNTSSTDKATKENMRELIKTGESLLQKPASRMNLDTGIFEPAHNGATNQEVLTRFAQKLSEERRLRKERLHQWSSI, from the exons atgtcTCTGCGTGAAGAAATCAACCCATCAAGCTATGGTGATAAAATCACTGTTCTAAGCATTGATGGTGGTGGAATTAGAGGCATCATCCCTGCAACCATATTGACTTTCCTTGAATCCAAATTACAA GAACTGGATGGAGAAGAAGCCCGAATTGCAGATTACTTCGACGTGATCGCAGGAACAAGCACAGGAGGCCTAATAACAGCCATGTTGACAGCACCTGACCAAAACAAACGACCTCTCTATGAGGCCAAAGATATTGTTCCATTCTATCTCAACCATTGCCCCAAAATATTCCCTCAATCCAG TGGACCACTTATGAGAATGAGAGCCTTAAGGGGACCCAAATATGATGGCAAGTATCTCAGAAAGTTGGTTCGCAAAATACTTGGAACTCGAAGACTGCATGAAACTGTAACTCGAATTGTGGTGCCTACATTTGACATCAAATTGCTTCAACCCCATGTCTTCTCAACCTTCGAG GCAGAGATGGAATTTTCTGAGGATGCATTGCTATCAGATATTTGCATCGGTACTTCGTCTGCTCCAACTTATCTCCCAGCTCATCATTTCAAAACTAAAGATTCAGAAGGAAATGAAAGGGAATTCCACCTTGTTGATGGTGGGGTGGCAGCAAACAATCCT GCCTTGCTGGCAATGAAGCCAACAGGGAAAGTGTTCCCAGGCAGTCCAGATGATCTGGCCTCACCACAAAGTCTACAATATGAGAAATACCTTATGCTCTCACTGGGCACAGGGACTTCAAAGATGGAGAAAAAATACAACGCAAAAATGGCAGCAAAGTGGGGGATTTTGGGCTGGCTTTATAAGGATGGCCATTGCCCTTTAGTTGATGCCTTCACATTTGCTAGCGGAGACATGGTCGACCTTCACATGTCCTTGATTTTCAGGTCTGTCAAATGCGAGCACAACTACCTTCGCATTCAG GATGACACATTAAGTGGGAACACATCATCGACAGACAAGGCAACAAAGGAGAACATGAGGGAGCTAATAAAGACTGGTGAGAGTCTGTTGCAGAAGCCTGCTTCAAGGATGAATCTTGATACAGGGATATTTGAACCAGCTCACAATGGAGCCACCAATCAAGAAGTCCTCACTAG ATTTGCTCAAAAACTATCCGAGGAGAGAAGACTGCGAAAGGAACGATTACATCAGTGGTCCTCCATTTGA
- the LOC18771509 gene encoding patatin-like protein 1 isoform X2 produces the protein MSLREEINPSSYGDKITVLSIDGGGIRGIIPATILTFLESKLQELDGEEARIADYFDVIAGTSTGGLITAMLTAPDQNKRPLYEAKDIVPFYLNHCPKIFPQSSGPLMRMRALRGPKYDGKYLRKLVRKILGTRRLHETVTRIVVPTFDIKLLQPHVFSTFEAEMEFSEDALLSDICIGTSSAPTYLPAHHFKTKDSEGNEREFHLVDGGVAANNPALLAMKPTGKVFPGSPDDLASPQSLQYEKYLMLSLGTGTSKMEKKYNAKMAAKWGILGWLYKDGHCPLVDAFTFASGDMVDLHMSLIFRSVKCEHNYLRIQTRQQRRT, from the exons atgtcTCTGCGTGAAGAAATCAACCCATCAAGCTATGGTGATAAAATCACTGTTCTAAGCATTGATGGTGGTGGAATTAGAGGCATCATCCCTGCAACCATATTGACTTTCCTTGAATCCAAATTACAA GAACTGGATGGAGAAGAAGCCCGAATTGCAGATTACTTCGACGTGATCGCAGGAACAAGCACAGGAGGCCTAATAACAGCCATGTTGACAGCACCTGACCAAAACAAACGACCTCTCTATGAGGCCAAAGATATTGTTCCATTCTATCTCAACCATTGCCCCAAAATATTCCCTCAATCCAG TGGACCACTTATGAGAATGAGAGCCTTAAGGGGACCCAAATATGATGGCAAGTATCTCAGAAAGTTGGTTCGCAAAATACTTGGAACTCGAAGACTGCATGAAACTGTAACTCGAATTGTGGTGCCTACATTTGACATCAAATTGCTTCAACCCCATGTCTTCTCAACCTTCGAG GCAGAGATGGAATTTTCTGAGGATGCATTGCTATCAGATATTTGCATCGGTACTTCGTCTGCTCCAACTTATCTCCCAGCTCATCATTTCAAAACTAAAGATTCAGAAGGAAATGAAAGGGAATTCCACCTTGTTGATGGTGGGGTGGCAGCAAACAATCCT GCCTTGCTGGCAATGAAGCCAACAGGGAAAGTGTTCCCAGGCAGTCCAGATGATCTGGCCTCACCACAAAGTCTACAATATGAGAAATACCTTATGCTCTCACTGGGCACAGGGACTTCAAAGATGGAGAAAAAATACAACGCAAAAATGGCAGCAAAGTGGGGGATTTTGGGCTGGCTTTATAAGGATGGCCATTGCCCTTTAGTTGATGCCTTCACATTTGCTAGCGGAGACATGGTCGACCTTCACATGTCCTTGATTTTCAGGTCTGTCAAATGCGAGCACAACTACCTTCGCATTCAG ACAAGGCAACAAAGGAGAACATGA